ATTAAAATCTGAGGTAATTCACCGACATGTCCtatctataataaaacgtTTGCCACTGTAGTATTATTATGAAATCATTTATGCGACATTTCAGTGGAACATCGGAGAAAGTAAACTCACGCTCTCTGCAGCTTTCCACAGTACTGTCCAGTCAAGTTTGGGGATTATCCTAGCGATGTATTCCGGATTGAAATCTACTTCGGATACCCTGATGTCTCTGgcctataaatttttacgaatatCTTTTAACGACACAAATAGgtaaattactttttgacACAATTAGATGGATTATTAAgaagaacaaataaaaaaatcagaaccagataaaatgtgttaaaaaattaaaacaggCACACAATCTAGCGAAAGCGGCtaacctataaaaaaaaagatatcttaCGACAATTCTCAGAGGATAACCGACTGTGACACCTTTCATCGCCCTAGATGTTAACATGTTGTGCGTGAGGAGTTTCATGTTTCTTTGCACTTAGAAATTGACAAGAATTATTTAGTCAACACAACAAAAcacaatacaaataataacagAGCAAACACCAGGAAATCTAAGGTTTGTTCGCGTCGCATGCCCAACATGCTCCAATACGCTCCaatctatagtatatgtaatctATAGTATATGCAGAGAGAAACCTAAGAgcagagagaagactgagagtggacCGCTTTTTTTGTGTTCTGTGGGCtagcgcctctatgtgcacaaaacgtgcacattgaactacgtagccaatgtccacgaatcccgtaggtaatgtccacgatcttttgggtctcttccgtgctatgtccacgactttttggttccgatATGTGAGGTCTATATAGTTGGCCCCCCCTCtaacgcaaatcgtaaaaacatttatatatttggattgtacattgtttgtacatgaatgtactatgatttttatcgtttgtacatttttcgttaatttaaaaaaaaattacaaagttttcgtaactgtgccaatgatagttagccccccctatgtcgcaattacatcacgtaaactataacttatgaatttatcgtgcttaatcgtttgtacgtcgtttgtacattattaataatcggttgaatttataattccaacatttgtttttgtttaaaacgcaagataaataatttttatttgaatatggcgGGTACGGAGTACGGAGCGGGTGcgcatgcgtgtgcgtgcgtatgcgCGCCTGTGCGTCCATATGCGTGtagtgcgtgcgtgtgtgtgctgcATGTATCGTGTAAGTGTGTATGCGAGTGAGTGGTGGGTGTGTACGTGCGTGTGTATACACAACACACAGCATATAcccacacatacgcacacacCCACTCATACACACAGCATCACATTAGACGGCATTATATCAACGGCTATGTCATCACAGCAtagcaaaagttaaaagttaaagacttttaaaatatctctagacgaaaaactattaatttttaagctttgtTCCCATTGAGACTTTCGATCAGCATCAATATTATCGAGTatagaaaatcagaaaaactgtcgaaatttcttaaaatctcctaacattgaagaaattgtatataataatattaataatcaaatcagtgatcaaaaattaagtaaagagaaaaaaaatgtaaaaaaaagatgtagttattattataaatctgaCTTGGGATGCTCGGCAAGCCTCTTCATTTTGAcatctaattattattgtagataaggttttgattaaaagaaagaaatttttcaacaaatatttgaaacaatagattttgatggtaaaatttaatggataaatcaaataaatacttATACTGTTACagaatcattaaattaatgcaGTTGATATTATGTTACAGGATCATGCAGatttttgtgaatatttttggAGAAAATACCATCACTGTCGAGGTTGAGGAATCCGATACAATAGAAATCGTGAAGGaagaaatttactttatagtaggtaagaaaatgtttaatataaatatctacttTAATCTACTTttgagaagagagaaagaaagagagagtagttatatgttacatatataactatatGTTAAACTTATAAATGAGGTTTGTTATTAGATTTGttattagaataaaagaataaaattgcataatttaattttgcacatttaaaatatattttacaaaagttttataattttttattatttttatgtaaaagaaacattaattatctcgagttttatatttttttaataaaaaaaatgacttaTACTAGTCTAAACATCTATTGATAAAATCATGATAAAatctatatacagggtgtttcatactGAACGCATTATATGGTAATGGCACATTCATGAGATTATTTTGGGATGAAAATCCTAACATTGAAATGTCGAGGctataaatagtttttaaatgggaAGCATTTAAAGTTGATTAATCAAGTTGCTTCAAATTCGCGCGCTCAGGTATAGTATATCacatagggcggtattcatagtccgttcttatatttaaaatcgtcttaagcacggacttatattcgctctcttcgtcacacatagattgtgtctgacgaagagagcgaatataagttcgtgcttaagacgatcttgaatataagaacggactatgaataccgcccatagaAATGAGAATATCTTCAGATCAATTTGCAGATTGATCTAAAGATATCTTCATTACTATAGGATATGTCATGCCAGACCCTCGATGCGGGACAgtctgtataataatatatacatgtttatTGAGGTTGATGTTAATTACtttgaaataacaaaaaacattttattgttttaggAATTCTTCCGCCTATACAAAGTTTGACTTATGGGTGTTATAAAGAAATGGAAGACCAAAGGACTTTGTcagattataatattcaaacaAAATGTACGTTCTTCTTGGATTTTGTTCACGGGGTATCAGAATACTCAAAGACGCAGCTGAGAAAGTTggttaaacaatatataatgtataactaGAAATGTATAATCATCTGGTTGCAATTGCTGGATTCACACTGGAAAGaaagattgttttatataaaacaaattctcCTATTGGATATCGGACGTCGTACGTCGGAAATCGGACCCAGTGTGAATACAGCAAATGCGGCCTTCGTAATCATGGGGGTTTCAGAAAGGTTATAGGTAGCTATTGAGGTGGGTTTTTTAGCTGGTAGGCGGCCTGGTTGACCATCTGGGTATATGAGATATCTGGGAGTTGAATCGTTTTCAGAGGGGAAGATCCGGGATGCCACTCGCATGGGATCTCCGGATCGAAACTTTTGAGAAGGTAAAGATTCTCAGATTTGATTATGCCTGGATATAATTCCAGGTTGAATCCAGCACTCCCCCTTGGTACGGGCTAGGGGCGGGTCTTTGGAAGATTTTTCCCAtctccgaaaaaaaaaaaaaaaaaaattgtataataaaaaatatatgtaattactatgtctttaatcttactagccactctttgcaagttttatataatcatgATTGAAACTTAAATGCGAGATAGATTGcgcaacgcgcgtcgcatagcggtaaacgaacgaactagcaattaccgaatattgcttttgtaatgtttttggaatgttgctgtcacattctcacgaaatattacaattacatgttccaataatgtctcaacaatattacattgcaacttgcaaaattgtaacattgctgcaatgtaattgcaatgttctgtgctgtatgggatgttactttaaaatttaattatcgtcgattaaatatttgattaaataaatgtaaaaataattttatatacattatataatgaatatatacatatatataatgtatataaaattatttttacatttatttaatcaaatatttaatcgatgataattaaattttaaagtaacatctacgtaaaaaatgttagcatttattttctataatattgtTGCGCCTGCAGAACGAGATATCACACGCGTCAACGGAACTCGCGGAAAATAAGTAAAACAACACAACACTTTATAAGAGAAaacactttaattataaacactcaacattcaacaaataataaacggaaatataattcaatatatcagAGCTGTCATAAACGTCCGTTCGAGCAGACAGCTATGACAGAAGATCTGACATATAATAGCTTGTTTACAAACTGTCATAGAGACCCTTTAAACCGCTAATCGATATCGTCTTGacaacaaaaataagaaagattcttgttatttacaaatgccATATGGCTTCAACTTATagtgaccgatcgatattatcgatcggtccgtcagctgtaacacacagcatcagcggcgaaaagCACAGGCGCAAACACTGCCCTCCTTCTTCAAGATTGTCGTCCCgacaatttttcttgaaatcaATCCAGAAAAGTTAATTGTTGTCTTCGAACTTTTAGTGTCGACTCCAGGGCATTTTAACGACTTCCTGCTCTACCTTGTGCTGCTGCATCAAGTTACCGAGCGCCGCTATTTTGATCCCAATCGAACACCTTTGAACTTGAAAACCGTCGACTCCAGGGTACCCTCTTGGTTTCTTGCTCTACCTTGTGCTGTTGCAACAAGTTACCGAGCACCAATCCAGGTCCCAATCGATTAACTTCCTCTCGCCGTCTTTAATTCCTATGCCGCCGCTCTTCACAATTCTTCGGACAAGAGAGAGGTATCTGCCGTGGACCCATCGCCCTAAGAAGGACTTCTCAAGTCCCTGCCTCAGCATTTGCTCTTCGGCCCACGGGAAAACCACGGTCAAAAACCGTGGGCGAGGCAGTCCTTGTTGAAAATGTTTGAAGAATGTCCGGAAAAATTTCTCCAAAACGAGTAAGAAATCCATCTCTCCAAATTTattcttccaaaaaaatttctttccttaaaatacataaaaacttaaaacagataaattgttctttaaaaataaatctttacatTAATCGTTACAatcatacaattatttaatcagatttcaattttttttataattctgttATACTTTAACTCAAAGTTTGTCTCGGAATATACGGAGCTAATCTATCTGAATGAATAATCTTCTTCTTGtgtttttttgatttttgaatACAAAAGACAACatcacttaatttttttataattctatacgGACCCTCCCAATAACTTTGCAATTTGGGTGTTCTACCTTTAACCCTACGAGGATTATAAAACCAAACCTCATGTCCCTCCTCAAAACTGATTTGACGAGCCTTCTGATCGTACCTAGCCTTAGAACGCAACGATTGAGTTTCTATTCGTTGTCGAGCTTcaatgtgaatattatttaagttttctctaagtttttgtaaataaacatcAATCGTTATGTCATTATTTTGATTTGGAGGACTTCCTCTTAATAAATCTAAAGGCAATCTTAAATCCTGAGCGAAATATAATTCTGCTGGGGAAACTCCAGTAGTTTCATGTTTTGAAGATCGATACgccaataaatacaaatagatCCACTTATCCCAATCTTTTTggttttctgaaatatatttagctaaataatttaaaattgtttaatgatGGCGTTCTACTTGTCCATCTGACTAAAGATGCAGAGGAGTTGTCCTAGTCTTTTTTATGCCaagtaaatttatcatttctaGAAAAATTCTAGATTCGAAACTTCTTCCTTGATCTGTGTGTATCTCTAGAGGAACACCATAACGAGAAACTACTTGATTCACAAATGCTTCGGCAACAGTTTTGGCTCTAATGTTCTTTAATGGAATAACCTCTACCCATTTTGTAAAACAATCAATAATTACCAAAAGATAACGATTTCCTTCTGAAGAACAAGGAAGAGGACCAAGTATATCAATTTGCACCCTTTCAAATGGAGTTCCTACATTATAAATCTGCATGGgtaattttcctttttcagATGGTCCTTTTTTTGCAACACAAATTTTGCAGGAGCGAATccaattttttacatcattCTTACATGTGGCCCAATAAAATCGTTTTCGTATTCTttctaatgttttatttattccaaaatgtCCACTTATCGCAGAATCATGAGCCAAttctaatatttgtttaatatccTTTCTAGAAACAATAATTTGGAAAACTacagattttaaatttgtagtttcccattttttaaataacactcCGTCTTTTAATACTAATGCATCccaatatgataaataaatctttgcaGAAGGATCAAACATAGCTAATTCTTGTTGGAGAGGACGTTCTcctaatttctttctttatatgaaaatagaaataatgggatctttttcttgtttcttttgccaatcttctaaattttcctcatgaaaaattatccgagcaatagaattttctttcatttctaCTTTAGAACAATACTTACAATCTGATTCTGAACAAGGTCGTCTTGATAAGCCATCAGCATTTTGATGTAGCCGTCCTTTTCGATAAATTATCTCAAATTCATATTGTTGTAATCGTTCCAACCAACGAGCCAGCTGTTCTTCTAATTCTTTGAAAGACATTAACCATCGTAATGAAACATGATCTGttcgaattatatattttctaccaTAAAGGTAATGatgaaaagattttattgaGGCTACAATGGCTAATAATTCTCGGCGTGTAACACAATAATTTCTCTCTGGTTTGCTTAAAACTCGGCTAAAATAAGCAATAACTTTCTCATCTTGAATTTGAGATAAAACTGCTCCTATCCCATGATTTGAAGCGTCAGTATATATCCAAGATAAACTCTCCTAACTCGTTTGGAAAGGATAAAATCGGTGTTGAAACCATTTTCTGTTTTAGTTTCTCAAAGGCTTCCTGACATGTTTCAGTCCATtcaaatttgatttgattCTCAGTAAGTGAAAATAATGGTTTGGCTATTAACGAGAATCCTTCcacaaattttctataataggAGCAAAATCCAAGGAAACTTCGTGTTTCTTGGTCCTAGGAACCGGCCAAGTTTCTACAGCAGAAATCTTTTCAGGATCCGTAGAAATTCCATTTTCAGAAACAACATGGCCTAAATATTTCACCTGTCTTTTTAAaagagaacattttttttaatttatctttagatTTACTGAACGAAATCGAAGAAAAACTGATCTAAGATTAGCCATCATTTCTTCAAAAGTTTTGCTAAATACAATAATGTCATCTAAATAAACTAAACAAATCTTAGATAAGAATTCTTGAAGAATTTTCTCCATTAATCGTTCAAAAGTCGCTGGGGCATTGCAAAGACCGAATGGCATGACTGTGAACTGCCAAAGACCATTTCCTATGGAAAACGCCGTTTTTTCCCTATCCACAGAACGAACCTTAATTTGCCAATATCCACTCTTcaaatctaaaaaagaaaaccacAAATTCCCAGACAATTGATCTAAAATATCCTCAATTCGAGGTAATGGAAAAGAATCTTTAACTGTGacatcatttaattttctataatctaCACAAAATCTAAGGGAACCATCCTTTTTCTTCACAATCACTACCGGAGAAATCCAAGGACTTTTAGACTCTTCAACAACACCTTGCGATTTCATGTCaagaataatttgttcaaCATCCTTTCTCAAATGAATAGGAATTCGTCGAGGGACCTGCTTAATAGGTTTAGAATcctttaattcaatttcatgTTCCACAACATTACAATTTCCTGCAATGATTTCTTCAGAAAATATATCCTGGAATTCATTCAAGAATTCggc
The window above is part of the Linepithema humile isolate Giens D197 chromosome 8, Lhum_UNIL_v1.0, whole genome shotgun sequence genome. Proteins encoded here:
- the Trmt112 gene encoding multifunctional methyltransferase subunit TRM112-like protein, yielding MKLLTHNMLTSRAMKGVTVGYPLRIVARDIRVSEVDFNPEYIARIIPKLDWTVLWKAAESIGHVGELPQILIEDFESNEDFLKKVHHVLLEVEVINGELLCPESGRKFPINDGIPNMLLNEDEV